One genomic segment of Gemmatimonadaceae bacterium includes these proteins:
- a CDS encoding SDR family oxidoreductase, producing MTMWTDYRGRAVLVTGGTRGIGLATAKAFSRCGADVFITAKWGSVSERTLHESFAADGLAAPVLLDADARVDDDTAQVMATIGRTHATLHAFVSNVAFAPVVAGLDEYTLRGLLTGIEYSAWPLVSHTLAARRQFGHAPRYVIGMSSEGAETLHFRYDLVAVSKAALETLARYLHQRLRDGGTRVNVVRTRFVDTEALRSSFSEVFIPFVTERAPGIISTPEVVADAVLALCSGWLDGMGGQVIRADGGAHVFDNFSRLYTLSQEHQS from the coding sequence GTGACCATGTGGACTGACTATCGCGGGCGGGCGGTGCTGGTGACCGGTGGGACGCGCGGCATCGGCCTCGCGACCGCGAAGGCGTTCAGCCGCTGTGGCGCCGACGTCTTCATCACCGCCAAGTGGGGGTCGGTCAGCGAGCGCACGCTGCACGAGAGTTTTGCCGCCGACGGCCTCGCGGCGCCCGTGCTCCTCGATGCCGACGCCCGCGTGGACGACGACACCGCACAGGTGATGGCGACGATCGGCCGGACACATGCCACGCTCCACGCCTTCGTGTCGAACGTCGCCTTCGCACCGGTGGTGGCCGGGCTGGACGAGTACACCCTGCGCGGGTTGCTCACCGGCATCGAGTACAGCGCGTGGCCGCTGGTGAGCCACACGCTGGCAGCGCGCCGCCAGTTCGGGCATGCCCCGCGCTACGTGATCGGCATGTCGTCCGAGGGGGCCGAGACCCTCCACTTCCGGTACGACCTCGTCGCGGTGTCCAAGGCGGCGCTGGAGACGCTGGCCCGGTACCTCCACCAGCGCCTGCGCGATGGCGGCACACGCGTGAACGTGGTGCGCACGCGCTTCGTCGACACCGAGGCGCTGCGCTCGAGCTTCTCCGAGGTCTTCATCCCGTTCGTGACCGAACGCGCACCCGGCATCATCAGCACGCCCGAGGTGGTGGCGGATGCGGTGCTCGCGCTCTGCTCCGGCTGGCTCGACGGCATGGGCGGGCAGGTCATCCGCGCCGACGGCGGCGCGCACGTGTTCGACAACTTCAGCCGGCTCTACACCCTCAGCCAGGAGCACCAGTCATGA
- a CDS encoding enoyl-CoA hydratase/isomerase family protein, with translation MDMTLLQVAIEDGVATLTLDDPGTGNALSVPMVQALSATLRDLGGRDDLAALVLTGRGASFCSGAPRDLLLALAAQRHEPGDIRLAEDVLAFPVPVIAAMQGHGVGGGFALGLCADVVCLAADARYGLPFLSMGFTPGMGSTRLLEHVLSPALAHELLYTGELRRGSALRGTGGINHVLPSHEVLPRALDVARRIAAHAPDALRLLKRAIGLRRRIAFQESHLAESLMHRVTFADTGIRARIESGYAG, from the coding sequence ATGGACATGACCCTGCTGCAGGTCGCGATCGAGGACGGCGTCGCGACACTCACGCTGGATGACCCGGGCACCGGGAACGCGCTGTCGGTCCCGATGGTGCAGGCGCTGTCGGCCACGCTGCGCGACCTCGGCGGGCGCGACGACCTTGCCGCGCTGGTGCTGACGGGCCGCGGCGCCAGCTTCTGCTCCGGTGCACCGCGCGACCTGCTCCTGGCGCTGGCGGCGCAGCGCCACGAACCGGGCGACATCCGGCTGGCCGAGGACGTGCTTGCCTTTCCCGTGCCCGTGATCGCCGCGATGCAGGGACATGGTGTCGGCGGCGGGTTCGCGCTCGGCCTGTGCGCGGACGTGGTGTGCCTGGCCGCAGACGCGCGCTACGGCCTGCCCTTCCTGTCGATGGGCTTCACGCCGGGGATGGGCAGCACGCGCCTGCTGGAACACGTGCTCTCGCCGGCGCTCGCGCACGAGCTGCTCTACACCGGCGAGCTGCGGCGTGGCAGCGCGCTGCGCGGCACGGGTGGCATCAACCATGTGCTGCCGTCGCACGAGGTGCTGCCGCGCGCGCTGGACGTCGCACGGCGGATCGCGGCGCATGCACCGGACGCCCTGCGGCTGCTCAAGCGCGCCATCGGGCTGCGTCGCCGGATCGCGTTCCAGGAGAGCCACCTGGCCGAGAGCCTCATGCACCGCGTCACGTTCGCCGACACGGGGATCCGTGCACGGATCGAGTCCGGCTATGCGGGGTGA
- a CDS encoding SDR family oxidoreductase, producing the protein MTPFRPFAGRTVLVTGGTRGIGLAAALAFGRLGAQCVLTHAWGSADEADIGAQFAAAGALPPLVQQADAASEPDTRALVGALQARGLAVDVFISNASNALVVGGLEDYTERGFLKSMRATTWPTFGYLRAMHDAWGRYPRHVIVMSSDGPDRYTPGYDFVAAGKAAGETLVRYLAYRLRDDGVRINTLRSRAVRTASFDSTFGEGFHDFLASLVPPAWFVTPEEVAQAAVALASGLLDAVTGETVTVDHGNVFSDGISHVFERHHATTAPAGP; encoded by the coding sequence ATGACTCCGTTCCGCCCCTTCGCGGGCCGGACCGTGCTGGTCACCGGCGGCACGCGCGGCATCGGGCTGGCTGCAGCACTGGCGTTCGGCCGGCTGGGTGCGCAGTGCGTGCTCACCCACGCGTGGGGCAGTGCCGACGAGGCGGACATCGGCGCACAGTTCGCTGCGGCCGGCGCGCTCCCGCCGCTGGTCCAGCAGGCCGATGCGGCGAGCGAGCCGGACACGCGCGCCCTCGTCGGCGCGCTGCAGGCACGCGGGCTGGCCGTCGACGTGTTCATCAGCAATGCCAGCAACGCGCTGGTGGTCGGCGGCCTCGAGGACTACACCGAGCGCGGCTTCCTGAAGAGCATGCGCGCCACCACGTGGCCGACCTTCGGGTACCTCCGCGCGATGCACGATGCGTGGGGCCGGTACCCGCGGCATGTGATCGTCATGTCCAGCGACGGCCCTGATCGCTACACGCCGGGCTACGACTTCGTCGCCGCGGGGAAGGCCGCCGGCGAGACCCTCGTGCGCTACCTCGCCTACCGGCTGCGCGACGACGGCGTGCGGATCAACACCCTGCGATCCCGCGCCGTCCGCACCGCCTCATTCGACAGCACCTTCGGCGAAGGCTTCCACGACTTCCTCGCCAGCCTGGTGCCGCCGGCGTGGTTCGTGACGCCGGAGGAAGTCGCGCAGGCCGCGGTCGCGCTGGCGAGCGGCCTGCTCGACGCCGTGACCGGCGAGACCGTGACGGTGGACCACGGGAACGTCTTCTCGGACGGCATCTCGCACGTCTTCGAGCGCCACCACGCCACCACCGCACCGGCGGGTCCATGA
- a CDS encoding enoyl-CoA hydratase/isomerase family protein: MELSHARVIALPAEFDATSLRALEVAFGEPDGRVLVLSGHAPGTTFCRGLSLEQAAASADPDAARRSLQRFADLLVLLTELPVPRVAAVDGAAIGGGVGFAAACDVVLATPRATFALPELLWGFFPASIWPVLSDRVAGRALEALALQGHSIDAAEALRIGLIDRIVPVHALEQAVRQLVRSVARGDATCLAPLRTWRRRQASRPLREAILEGGSITAALVARPSTQRRLQRYLDGEAPWT, translated from the coding sequence ATGGAGCTGAGCCACGCGAGGGTGATCGCACTGCCCGCCGAGTTCGACGCGACCTCACTGCGCGCGCTCGAGGTGGCGTTCGGCGAGCCGGACGGCCGGGTGCTCGTCCTCAGCGGGCATGCCCCGGGCACCACCTTCTGCCGCGGCTTGTCCCTCGAACAGGCGGCAGCGTCGGCGGATCCCGACGCGGCGCGCCGCTCCCTGCAGCGTTTCGCGGACCTCCTCGTGCTGCTGACGGAACTGCCGGTCCCGCGGGTGGCCGCGGTGGATGGCGCCGCCATCGGCGGTGGTGTGGGCTTCGCGGCCGCGTGTGATGTGGTGCTGGCCACGCCACGCGCGACGTTCGCCCTGCCGGAGCTGCTGTGGGGCTTCTTCCCCGCCTCCATCTGGCCGGTCCTGAGCGACCGGGTGGCAGGCCGCGCACTGGAGGCGCTGGCATTGCAGGGCCATTCGATCGATGCGGCGGAGGCACTCCGCATCGGGCTGATCGACCGGATCGTGCCGGTGCACGCGCTGGAGCAGGCCGTCAGGCAACTCGTGCGCAGCGTCGCCCGTGGTGATGCGACCTGCCTGGCACCGCTCCGCACCTGGCGGCGCCGGCAGGCGTCGCGCCCGCTTCGCGAGGCCATTCTCGAAGGCGGCAGCATCACCGCCGCACTGGTGGCCCGGCCGTCGACGCAACGCCGCCTGCAGCGCTACCTCGATGGCGAGGCGCCATGGACATGA
- a CDS encoding pyridoxal phosphate-dependent aminotransferase family protein encodes MTDDYLDYSYDMFLSSIDGELSEATRFAAWVRAVEQDGRYAFETARLGAQHPSVQVQRTTGERMQLLNFCSYNYLGYGYHPEVIAAAKRALDQYGLGACSSPVQAGTLQLHRELEARLLEFIGLPDRGVSLFSAGYGVNSGTISAVMKRRHNIVLDRSVHMSILEGAQLSRANIHYFEHNDPDSLRAVLAGLPAATRTLVCTEGVFSADGDFGRLGELVPIAKAHGAQVLVDEAHSFLVAGPNGRGVAEEQGVLADVDYLVLTFSKALGGVGGALVAHRDVSRYVDWYARCRMFSCALDPAVTAGVTAGLALAMTPDGRARRERVRDNARLLRTLLAPHVSLGPSESWVVPVIYGDERLSIPLGDWLQRHGQDGSVMEFPAVPIGEARVRLFVTSEHSDAQIRQCAANLTAAAQHFGFGRQEMRQ; translated from the coding sequence ATGACCGACGACTATCTCGACTACTCGTACGACATGTTCCTGTCCAGCATCGACGGCGAACTGTCCGAGGCGACACGGTTCGCCGCGTGGGTGCGTGCCGTCGAACAGGACGGCCGCTACGCCTTCGAGACGGCGCGCCTGGGCGCCCAGCACCCGAGCGTGCAGGTCCAGCGCACCACCGGGGAGCGGATGCAGCTCCTGAACTTCTGCTCGTACAACTACCTCGGCTACGGCTACCATCCCGAGGTGATCGCCGCCGCGAAGCGCGCGCTGGACCAGTACGGACTCGGGGCATGCAGCTCACCCGTGCAGGCCGGCACCCTGCAGCTGCATCGCGAGCTCGAGGCGCGGCTCCTCGAGTTCATCGGGCTGCCCGATCGCGGCGTCTCGCTCTTCTCCGCCGGCTACGGCGTGAACTCGGGCACCATCTCGGCAGTGATGAAGCGGCGGCACAACATCGTCCTCGACCGGTCCGTCCACATGTCGATCCTCGAGGGCGCGCAGCTCTCGCGGGCCAACATCCACTACTTCGAGCACAACGACCCGGACAGCCTGCGGGCGGTGCTGGCGGGGCTGCCGGCGGCCACGCGAACCCTCGTCTGCACCGAGGGGGTCTTCAGCGCCGACGGCGACTTCGGGCGGCTGGGGGAACTCGTCCCGATCGCGAAGGCGCACGGCGCGCAGGTGCTGGTGGACGAGGCCCACTCGTTCCTCGTGGCAGGGCCGAACGGCCGCGGCGTGGCCGAGGAGCAGGGCGTGCTGGCCGACGTGGACTACCTCGTGCTGACGTTCAGCAAGGCACTCGGCGGCGTGGGTGGTGCCCTCGTCGCACACCGTGACGTGAGTCGGTACGTGGACTGGTACGCACGCTGCCGGATGTTCTCCTGCGCGCTCGACCCGGCGGTGACCGCCGGTGTGACCGCGGGACTGGCGCTGGCCATGACACCCGATGGACGCGCGCGCCGCGAGCGTGTGCGGGACAACGCACGCCTCCTCCGCACACTGCTGGCGCCGCACGTGAGCCTCGGCCCGAGCGAGAGCTGGGTGGTTCCCGTGATCTACGGCGACGAACGGCTCAGCATCCCGCTGGGCGACTGGCTGCAGCGGCATGGACAGGATGGCAGCGTGATGGAGTTCCCGGCGGTGCCGATCGGAGAGGCCCGCGTGCGACTCTTCGTCACCAGCGAGCACTCCGACGCACAGATCCGGCAGTGCGCCGCGAACCTGACGGCTGCGGCGCAGCACTTCGGCTTCGGCCGGCAGGAGATGCGGCAGTGA